The Roseiconus lacunae genome has a segment encoding these proteins:
- a CDS encoding sugar phosphate isomerase/epimerase family protein has translation MSDQIPVLLSGFADEAANEKLAVQQFSAFAALGLRYYSIRFIDAGEGIKNVMMLSDSEIEHVKKMQADYGLKVSSIGSPIGKVKLQDVDDGTSNKYVPFEKYLAEDVQTACDRAEAFSAKLIRGFAFYHPKGTDPNEHLDQVSDQLGQIAEACDKRGLTFGLEVEANLVGQTGELLKTIAEKVNHPAMLTIFDGANIVTQGFTADETYAQYLAMKPSMGWLHIKDYHDPSPTGRIKHVDEASLANFVPADCGDSGHEAILRDLKDFLPELHRRMTDRGADGVFLDLEPHVKGGGQFGGFSGPDGFGVALRGLCRVLDYVQVPYDLRGFADIKG, from the coding sequence ATGTCTGACCAAATCCCTGTCCTGCTAAGTGGTTTTGCCGACGAAGCGGCCAACGAAAAACTAGCCGTCCAACAGTTTTCTGCGTTCGCGGCGCTCGGTTTGCGCTACTATTCGATCCGCTTCATCGATGCCGGTGAAGGGATCAAAAACGTGATGATGCTGTCCGATAGTGAAATCGAACACGTCAAAAAGATGCAAGCCGATTATGGACTCAAGGTCAGCAGTATCGGTTCGCCCATCGGAAAGGTCAAACTTCAAGACGTCGATGACGGCACGTCAAACAAGTACGTTCCATTTGAAAAGTACTTGGCCGAAGATGTCCAGACTGCATGTGATCGTGCCGAGGCGTTCAGCGCAAAATTGATCCGCGGCTTCGCGTTCTATCACCCGAAGGGAACCGATCCGAACGAGCATCTAGACCAAGTTTCTGATCAACTCGGACAGATCGCCGAAGCCTGCGACAAACGTGGCCTGACCTTCGGTTTGGAAGTCGAAGCGAATTTGGTCGGCCAAACTGGTGAGTTGCTTAAAACGATCGCCGAAAAGGTCAATCACCCGGCAATGTTGACGATCTTTGATGGTGCCAACATCGTCACCCAAGGCTTCACCGCCGACGAAACCTACGCTCAATACCTGGCGATGAAACCCAGCATGGGTTGGCTGCACATCAAGGATTATCACGACCCGTCGCCCACCGGTCGCATCAAGCACGTCGACGAAGCGAGCTTGGCAAACTTCGTCCCCGCCGACTGCGGCGATAGCGGCCACGAGGCGATTCTTCGTGACCTCAAAGATTTCCTGCCAGAACTGCATCGCCGGATGACCGATCGAGGCGCCGATGGCGTGTTCCTGGATTTGGAACCGCACGTCAAAGGTGGCGGTCAGTTTGGCGGATTCAGTGGTCCCGACGGATTTGGCGTTGCCTTACGAGGACTCTGCCGCGTTCTGGATTATGTCCAAGTCCCGTATGACCTACGTGGCTTTGCCGACATCAAAGGCTAG
- a CDS encoding tetratricopeptide repeat protein encodes MFRLLKEIHGTIQSLATLPMVTGLAILAFTAIPVAAQDASPDDQATPVADAATSDDQASNEVDGTDAGQEDLDEAAILGIDAKQPAELRRVELLLQSAMKKGLTGENAAFAKKMLGSVLFKKAQQIVAAMRSAPRPRIVPIRDEALRTLEEALANEPELVDAHLLIAQLNLLPGGDRQAVTESATRAIEILKDRPTERSAAYVLRALAWGAGDEEKRLEDLNSAIKDDPKNLEALQARAALKLQEEDVAGAIEDMERVMQQDPNNRLVEPVVQKLAELERLDDALKLLTQALEANPTEGLYRMRAILYRMENKEEEALADLNKALAIQPRDPISLLQRAEIAIGNKNVQGAKDDLRAAERIDPRVALIEQAIAVRCMIAMEEGRMSDAINELKTLIERNPDNMGWQLQLAGLYISDDRPRQAAELMTTILDRDPKNIGALRTRADAYLNTGMHEKAIEDYETAIGIIGEDESARELPGILNNLAWVLATSPEESIRDGKKAVEMAKRAVDLTDESLPHILSTLAAAYAENGDFENAVQWSTKAVETGKEQGHEQIDQLQEELDQYKAKKPWREKQEVEENATPILSPDDLIDT; translated from the coding sequence ATGTTTCGACTGCTAAAAGAAATCCATGGGACGATTCAGTCCCTGGCGACTCTTCCCATGGTGACCGGCCTTGCAATTTTGGCCTTCACCGCGATTCCTGTTGCCGCTCAAGACGCTTCCCCGGACGATCAGGCCACGCCAGTAGCCGATGCCGCTACGTCCGACGACCAAGCTTCAAACGAAGTCGACGGCACCGATGCCGGGCAGGAAGATTTGGACGAGGCAGCGATTCTGGGGATCGATGCGAAGCAACCGGCCGAGCTGCGGCGTGTGGAATTGTTGCTGCAATCAGCGATGAAAAAGGGACTGACGGGCGAGAACGCCGCATTTGCCAAAAAGATGTTGGGCTCTGTGTTGTTCAAAAAGGCCCAGCAAATTGTTGCCGCGATGCGTTCGGCTCCCCGGCCGCGGATTGTCCCAATTCGCGACGAAGCTTTGCGAACGCTTGAAGAAGCGTTGGCCAACGAGCCAGAACTTGTCGACGCACATCTGCTCATCGCACAACTGAACCTGCTTCCCGGCGGTGACCGCCAAGCCGTTACTGAATCGGCCACTCGAGCGATCGAGATTCTTAAAGATCGCCCCACCGAACGAAGTGCAGCTTATGTGCTGCGTGCACTTGCGTGGGGAGCCGGTGACGAAGAGAAACGGCTGGAAGACTTGAACTCGGCGATCAAAGACGATCCCAAGAACCTCGAAGCGCTCCAAGCTCGGGCGGCACTAAAGCTGCAGGAAGAAGACGTCGCCGGGGCGATCGAAGACATGGAGCGGGTGATGCAGCAGGACCCGAACAATCGCTTGGTCGAACCAGTTGTTCAGAAACTCGCCGAACTTGAACGGTTGGATGACGCACTGAAGTTGCTCACGCAAGCCCTGGAAGCCAACCCGACCGAAGGGCTTTATCGAATGCGAGCCATCTTGTACCGAATGGAAAACAAGGAGGAAGAAGCGCTCGCGGATTTGAATAAAGCATTAGCGATCCAACCACGTGATCCCATTTCGCTCCTTCAGCGTGCCGAAATAGCGATCGGAAACAAAAATGTACAAGGCGCAAAGGACGACTTACGAGCCGCCGAACGAATCGATCCACGTGTCGCACTGATCGAACAGGCAATCGCGGTCCGCTGCATGATCGCCATGGAAGAGGGCCGAATGAGCGACGCGATCAACGAGCTAAAAACGCTGATCGAACGCAACCCCGATAATATGGGGTGGCAATTGCAACTCGCCGGGCTGTACATCTCCGACGATCGTCCGCGCCAAGCCGCCGAACTGATGACGACAATTCTCGATCGTGATCCGAAAAACATCGGCGCCCTTCGGACTCGCGCCGATGCTTATCTCAACACTGGGATGCATGAAAAAGCGATCGAGGATTATGAAACGGCAATCGGAATCATCGGCGAAGACGAATCCGCTCGTGAACTACCAGGCATCCTAAATAACTTGGCCTGGGTTTTAGCCACCAGCCCGGAAGAGAGCATTCGAGACGGTAAGAAGGCAGTCGAAATGGCGAAACGAGCAGTCGATTTGACCGACGAATCGCTGCCTCACATCCTCAGCACTCTTGCCGCCGCATACGCCGAAAACGGCGACTTTGAGAATGCGGTGCAGTGGAGCACCAAAGCGGTCGAGACAGGCAAAGAGCAGGGGCATGAACAAATCGATCAACTGCAAGAAGAACTCGACCAATACAAGGCGAAGAAACCTTGGCGAGAGAAACAAGAAGTTGAGGAAAATGCGACTCCAATTCTTTCTCCCGATGACTTGATCGACACCTGA
- a CDS encoding DUF1552 domain-containing protein: MPPVSKRPLSRRTILRGSGVAMSLPVLDAMLPSVSASTVSREPNIRRIGYYYVPMGYHPDAWTPKGSGGPLAKLTPSLQPLESVKEQLLVMTGFDLQNAYPGSHATSNSAFLSAARAKLTESTDYYLGTTVDQIAALKIGQDSPMASLELAMDSVNTVGQCDNGYACVYQNNLSWSSPTTPLPAESHPRLVFEMLFGDGGTPAERLAQLHRRASLLDSITSEMKRLTQQLGANDRNRVDDYLTSIREVERRIKNAEDSAQDNPLPDLDRPVGVPAAYADHARLMFELQILAFRGEVTRISTFQLAREASTRTYPEIGVPDPHHPTTHHGNNPDKLAKVAKINRFHVSLFAEFLEKLAKIPEGDGTMLDHSLFLYGSGMGDPDAHDHANLPILVAGGQADGLRGGRHIQYDNPTPLSNLHLTLLNHAGVPLETFADSTGQLKDLFEPVTL, from the coding sequence ATGCCACCAGTCTCCAAACGGCCATTGTCACGACGGACGATTTTGCGTGGCAGTGGCGTCGCAATGTCGTTGCCAGTCCTCGATGCAATGCTGCCTTCGGTGAGTGCGTCAACGGTTTCAAGGGAACCGAATATTCGTCGAATCGGGTATTACTACGTCCCGATGGGATACCATCCAGACGCATGGACCCCGAAGGGCTCCGGCGGGCCGCTCGCAAAATTGACTCCCAGTTTGCAACCGTTGGAATCGGTAAAGGAACAGTTATTGGTGATGACTGGGTTCGATCTGCAAAACGCATACCCAGGTTCACACGCGACAAGCAATTCCGCGTTTCTGAGTGCCGCTCGAGCGAAACTAACCGAAAGCACTGACTATTATTTGGGGACGACCGTCGATCAAATCGCGGCGCTCAAGATCGGCCAGGATTCGCCGATGGCTTCGCTGGAATTGGCGATGGATTCGGTCAATACGGTCGGCCAGTGTGATAACGGCTACGCTTGCGTTTATCAAAACAATCTGTCCTGGTCATCGCCAACAACCCCCTTACCTGCCGAGTCGCATCCGCGATTAGTTTTCGAGATGCTGTTCGGCGATGGCGGAACGCCCGCCGAGCGACTTGCACAGCTGCATCGACGAGCGAGTTTGTTGGATTCGATCACAAGCGAAATGAAACGCTTGACCCAACAATTGGGAGCGAATGATCGCAACCGAGTCGACGACTACTTGACCAGTATTCGCGAGGTTGAGCGGAGAATTAAAAACGCCGAAGACTCGGCCCAAGACAACCCGCTGCCAGATCTCGATCGTCCCGTCGGAGTACCGGCCGCTTACGCCGATCATGCACGTCTGATGTTCGAGCTTCAAATTCTGGCGTTTCGCGGCGAAGTGACGCGAATTTCTACATTCCAACTCGCCCGCGAAGCGAGCACTCGAACCTACCCCGAAATCGGTGTTCCCGATCCTCACCACCCCACAACACACCACGGAAACAACCCGGACAAGCTAGCGAAAGTCGCCAAGATTAATCGCTTCCATGTATCTCTATTCGCCGAGTTCTTGGAGAAGCTCGCTAAGATTCCTGAAGGCGATGGCACGATGCTGGATCATTCGCTGTTCCTTTATGGCAGCGGCATGGGAGACCCTGACGCGCACGACCACGCAAATCTGCCGATTCTAGTCGCGGGCGGCCAAGCCGACGGACTTCGCGGAGGGCGTCACATCCAGTATGACAATCCGACGCCGCTTTCGAATCTTCACCTGACCCTCCTCAATCATGCGGGCGTTCCGCTGGAAACGTTTGCCGACAGCACGGGGCAACTGAAAGATCTATTCGAACCGGTCACGCTCTAA
- a CDS encoding DUF1592 domain-containing protein: MIASVLALGVIQLPKSVAEELSAYQDNLNIIEELISSSCLDCHTGADAEREFRLDDVIEDWKDSVRSGQTGLERDAAIRLEQALRRFSSHQMPPPEFGRIDEAEFVTAKLAWESLLADRAKQNPFAGQSAQIRRMTRTEYRNAIRDLFDLKVDVTQVLPPDSSSGGFDNITVDDLSPLLLERYLTAATKISRLVVGASIDQPLGLTVRVPADLTQQNHVPGLPLGTRGGVVFDHHFPRTGSYEVSVRLMRDRDENIEGIYEPHQMDVLLDREQIKRFELKPPKGRQGHSEYDKHLRFRIDVQRGSHQIGVTFVENGTSLQEIKRQPFDASYNRHRHPRRTPAVAEVNVIGPFQIQASGSDIVRCGQLSWERVPNDPVDEARQVLTRCLRIAYRRPIDEVDLRIPMKHFDVAYQEGARFAFEQGLEAALTSVLSNPHFLLKTIAQPETVHGGTVYPITSNELASRLSFFLCSSLPDETLLRTAEQDRLVSDAELERQTRRLLASDRAESLVENFADQWLYLRNLPTITPDLRRFPNFDHNLREAFASETKLLFADVIERDASVLELLDPPHAFLNERLASHYGIPGIVGDHFRRVTLSPQWHRGGLLRQGSVLMATSYATRTSPTIRGAWVLENILGTPPPPPPPNVPTIQEKSGHVELSFRQMLAKHRNDAACASCHDLIDPVGFALDRFDAVGRWSQMREGQTIDAEGRLPDGTIVDGVEALEQGIIKQPELFVTALTEKLMTYALGRPLTELDGPEIRKIVQRAAENGYRFSDLVCGITKSVPFRYRTAD; encoded by the coding sequence GTGATCGCCTCCGTCCTCGCCTTGGGGGTGATCCAGCTACCGAAATCGGTCGCCGAGGAGCTATCCGCCTACCAAGACAATTTGAACATCATCGAAGAGTTGATTAGCAGTTCTTGTCTGGATTGTCACACCGGTGCGGACGCCGAGCGTGAATTCCGGCTCGATGATGTCATCGAAGATTGGAAGGATTCAGTCCGATCGGGGCAGACGGGGCTCGAACGTGATGCCGCAATACGTTTGGAGCAGGCCCTACGGCGTTTCTCAAGTCATCAAATGCCACCGCCCGAATTTGGACGCATCGATGAAGCCGAGTTTGTCACGGCGAAGCTCGCTTGGGAATCGCTGTTAGCGGATCGCGCGAAACAGAATCCATTTGCGGGTCAGTCGGCCCAGATCCGTCGCATGACGCGAACCGAGTATCGGAATGCGATCAGGGACTTGTTTGACTTGAAGGTCGATGTCACGCAAGTTTTGCCGCCGGATTCGTCAAGTGGCGGCTTTGACAATATCACGGTCGACGACCTTTCACCGTTGTTGCTTGAACGATACCTGACCGCAGCTACGAAAATCAGTCGCCTTGTCGTTGGTGCTAGTATCGACCAGCCGTTGGGCCTAACCGTTCGCGTCCCCGCTGACCTGACGCAACAAAACCATGTTCCCGGATTGCCACTGGGAACAAGAGGTGGTGTGGTGTTTGACCATCACTTCCCGCGTACCGGGAGTTACGAAGTCAGTGTGCGGCTGATGCGTGATCGTGATGAAAACATCGAAGGTATCTACGAGCCTCATCAAATGGATGTGCTATTGGATCGTGAGCAAATTAAACGGTTCGAGTTGAAGCCGCCGAAGGGACGACAAGGGCACTCTGAATACGATAAGCACCTGCGGTTTCGTATCGATGTCCAACGGGGCAGTCACCAAATCGGCGTGACCTTCGTTGAAAATGGTACGTCGTTGCAAGAGATTAAGCGACAGCCTTTTGACGCCAGTTATAACCGCCACCGGCATCCACGTCGCACCCCCGCGGTCGCCGAAGTGAACGTGATCGGGCCGTTTCAAATTCAAGCGTCCGGCAGCGACATCGTGCGTTGCGGTCAATTGTCTTGGGAACGCGTCCCAAATGATCCGGTCGATGAAGCTCGGCAAGTACTGACGCGGTGCTTGCGTATTGCCTATCGACGCCCCATCGACGAAGTCGACCTACGCATCCCGATGAAGCACTTCGACGTTGCGTATCAAGAAGGCGCTAGATTCGCGTTCGAACAAGGATTGGAAGCCGCGTTGACGTCCGTGCTTTCGAATCCGCATTTTCTTTTGAAGACCATCGCGCAACCGGAAACAGTTCACGGCGGAACAGTTTATCCGATCACTTCGAACGAACTCGCCAGCCGGTTATCGTTCTTTCTGTGTAGCAGTCTTCCCGACGAGACGTTGTTAAGAACCGCCGAACAAGATCGGCTTGTTTCAGATGCCGAACTCGAACGTCAGACAAGGCGATTGCTCGCGAGCGACCGCGCCGAATCGTTGGTTGAAAATTTTGCCGATCAATGGCTGTACCTGCGCAACTTGCCAACGATCACGCCCGATTTACGGCGATTCCCAAATTTTGATCACAACCTTCGCGAAGCATTTGCCAGCGAAACGAAATTGTTGTTTGCCGATGTGATCGAACGAGACGCGAGTGTGCTCGAATTATTGGATCCCCCGCACGCGTTTTTGAACGAAAGGTTGGCGTCGCATTACGGAATCCCCGGAATTGTTGGAGACCATTTCCGCCGTGTCACGCTATCGCCCCAATGGCATCGAGGCGGATTGCTGCGCCAAGGGAGCGTGCTGATGGCGACGTCATACGCAACGCGAACATCCCCGACCATTCGTGGTGCATGGGTCTTGGAAAATATTTTAGGGACGCCACCGCCACCGCCACCGCCAAATGTCCCGACGATTCAGGAGAAATCGGGACATGTAGAACTCAGTTTTCGCCAGATGTTGGCAAAACACCGGAATGATGCCGCCTGCGCAAGTTGCCATGACCTGATCGACCCGGTCGGTTTTGCGCTCGATCGGTTTGACGCGGTAGGGCGGTGGAGCCAAATGCGAGAGGGACAAACGATCGACGCGGAAGGTCGATTGCCCGATGGCACCATTGTCGATGGCGTTGAGGCACTCGAACAGGGTATAATTAAACAGCCAGAGCTTTTCGTGACCGCCTTGACTGAAAAACTCATGACGTATGCGCTTGGTCGACCGCTGACTGAACTCGATGGCCCTGAAATCCGCAAGATCGTCCAGCGGGCAGCGGAAAACGGATACCGCTTCTCCGATCTGGTCTGTGGAATTACCAAGAGCGTTCCGTTTCGATACCGAACGGCGGACTAA
- a CDS encoding class I adenylate-forming enzyme family protein, translated as MSPTQRVVRLDDALHFNATNHTSRLALFCTRDLFCDRLEWCDHPDGLSWKRLDRLVTQTAWLLKDTAGWMNRRIVHEVTNRVSDVVIALACARAGLVEVPIDSAAGENYVRQCRAQVGGVWLNQVQKQETIERANRLQEFHCQWPTPSPDDPALVLWTSGTTESPKGVVLSHRALCCNAYAKLSAARQTSSDRRLTVLSIGHAYARTCDLGTWLLAGSTLAIARGYDGWRDMAERFQPTVVNVVPSLSERILDDTTGCESLQMLGCGGAAMDGEQFRRWTDRGVSVIQGYGLTESGPVISSQTREDSIPGHAGKIVQSWQHRIDSHDRLFVRGPCLMSGYLDDAIATEQRIDPEGWLNTGDVVRKCPRTEQLQILGRADDRLTLTSGYTIDPLMIEKRVAAIPAIRSCLLMLDESGRKLRLWIETTAIAEESLQQITDRVSGAIAPLANWERPSEIRYFRLSQSEREQFFSPKGTVRRIPLANHLRQTPILRSENDDFPPGF; from the coding sequence ATGTCGCCAACGCAGCGTGTCGTCCGTCTTGATGACGCCTTGCATTTTAACGCGACGAATCATACCTCGCGTCTTGCTCTGTTCTGCACTCGTGACCTGTTCTGCGACCGTCTTGAATGGTGCGACCATCCGGACGGACTCTCTTGGAAGCGACTTGACCGGTTGGTCACCCAAACGGCGTGGCTTCTAAAGGACACAGCCGGCTGGATGAATCGGCGAATCGTTCACGAGGTGACGAACCGTGTATCTGATGTAGTCATCGCATTGGCATGTGCCCGCGCCGGCTTAGTGGAAGTCCCTATCGATAGCGCCGCGGGCGAAAATTACGTGCGGCAATGCCGTGCACAGGTTGGTGGCGTTTGGTTGAATCAAGTTCAAAAACAGGAAACGATTGAGCGAGCCAACCGGTTACAAGAATTTCACTGTCAATGGCCAACGCCGTCACCGGATGATCCGGCGTTGGTCCTGTGGACCAGTGGAACGACCGAATCTCCGAAAGGTGTGGTGCTTTCGCACCGCGCATTATGCTGCAACGCGTATGCGAAACTATCGGCGGCTCGGCAAACGAGTAGCGACCGAAGGCTAACAGTTTTGTCGATCGGTCACGCATATGCGAGAACTTGTGACCTAGGAACTTGGCTACTTGCCGGTAGCACGCTAGCGATCGCGCGCGGCTACGATGGGTGGCGTGATATGGCGGAACGTTTCCAACCAACAGTGGTTAACGTTGTGCCCAGTCTTTCGGAGCGGATCTTGGATGATACCACGGGATGTGAATCATTGCAGATGCTCGGTTGCGGCGGGGCGGCGATGGACGGTGAACAGTTCCGTCGCTGGACGGATCGTGGGGTGAGTGTCATCCAAGGTTACGGGCTGACCGAATCGGGACCGGTCATCAGCAGCCAAACACGTGAGGATTCGATACCGGGTCACGCCGGAAAAATTGTTCAAAGTTGGCAACATCGAATCGACTCACATGATCGGCTATTTGTCCGTGGTCCTTGTTTGATGAGCGGTTACCTGGATGACGCGATAGCAACTGAGCAGCGAATCGATCCCGAAGGATGGCTCAATACAGGTGACGTCGTTCGGAAATGTCCGCGAACAGAACAGTTGCAGATTCTCGGGCGAGCTGACGACCGACTGACGCTCACGAGCGGTTACACGATTGATCCTCTGATGATCGAAAAACGAGTCGCAGCGATCCCGGCGATCCGCAGTTGCCTGCTGATGCTCGACGAATCCGGGCGCAAGTTGAGGTTGTGGATTGAAACGACCGCGATTGCTGAGGAGAGCCTTCAACAGATCACGGATCGGGTGAGTGGTGCGATCGCTCCCTTGGCGAATTGGGAACGCCCCTCAGAGATCCGGTACTTCCGCCTCAGTCAGTCCGAACGCGAGCAGTTCTTTAGCCCCAAAGGGACGGTGCGGCGGATTCCACTGGCAAACCACCTTCGACAAACCCCGATCTTGCGTTCCGAAAACGATGACTTTCCCCCGGGTTTCTGA
- a CDS encoding zinc ribbon domain-containing protein: protein MAVDKNTKFDGALLRRLHSLHLQVNDLESQLARGPRQIKAGEAIVDQCKTQVQKARDDVKSATMICDEKQLQLKSREDHIEDLKAKLNTASSNKEFNLLKEQIAADQQANSVQSDEIFEGLERIDVLNEAVTEAEKELEEKIKEQQERTEQVESRLKVVQNDLDHVRDELVASEKQIPASVKAEYTRLTASRRDEALAPIEDDSCGGCNQILTTQMIDRIRLGFLIECPACAAWLYQK, encoded by the coding sequence ATGGCTGTAGACAAGAACACCAAGTTTGACGGTGCACTCCTGCGACGACTTCACTCCCTTCACCTTCAAGTCAACGATCTTGAGTCGCAGCTTGCACGTGGACCAAGGCAAATCAAAGCGGGTGAAGCAATTGTCGATCAATGCAAGACGCAGGTTCAAAAAGCCCGCGACGATGTCAAGTCAGCGACGATGATCTGTGATGAGAAACAACTGCAACTCAAATCGCGAGAGGATCACATCGAAGACTTGAAAGCGAAGCTCAATACCGCTTCGAGCAACAAGGAGTTCAACCTGTTGAAAGAGCAAATCGCCGCCGATCAACAGGCCAACAGTGTGCAGAGCGACGAAATCTTCGAAGGTCTCGAACGAATCGACGTTCTCAATGAAGCCGTCACGGAAGCGGAAAAAGAACTCGAAGAAAAAATCAAAGAGCAGCAAGAGCGAACCGAACAAGTCGAATCACGATTGAAAGTTGTCCAGAACGACCTCGATCACGTGCGAGATGAACTCGTCGCATCCGAAAAGCAAATTCCAGCATCGGTCAAGGCAGAGTACACGCGGCTGACCGCGTCACGGCGAGACGAAGCGCTCGCGCCGATCGAAGATGACTCGTGCGGTGGATGCAATCAGATTCTAACGACACAGATGATCGATCGTATCCGCCTTGGCTTTTTGATCGAATGCCCGGCCTGTGCTGCGTGGCTGTATCAAAAGTAG
- the coaE gene encoding dephospho-CoA kinase (Dephospho-CoA kinase (CoaE) performs the final step in coenzyme A biosynthesis.), whose translation MIILGIVGSPAGGKSTAAKYLAGLGAEWINADLIARDCLADVDVLAQLVERFGEAILLPATAPESTREVDRAKIADLVFGEDEQKRNNLRYLESIVHPPTRQRILERIEQSAETGKPVALLDVPLLFESRWDLACDAIWCVHASLENRLDRIENRRWDRSELERREKCQLAIETKCRLSDHVMWNDSTLEALHENLHRQWLKLAKMNQWSGKLRPDPAGEGHKKHCLSD comes from the coding sequence ATGATTATTCTTGGAATCGTCGGATCACCCGCTGGCGGAAAGTCGACCGCGGCGAAATATTTGGCCGGGCTGGGCGCCGAATGGATCAATGCTGATTTGATCGCCCGAGATTGTTTGGCTGATGTCGACGTTCTCGCTCAATTGGTAGAACGTTTTGGCGAGGCAATCTTGCTGCCGGCGACCGCCCCCGAATCGACGCGCGAGGTTGATCGCGCCAAAATCGCCGATCTGGTGTTTGGCGAAGATGAACAAAAACGCAACAACCTTCGCTATCTCGAATCGATCGTTCATCCTCCGACGCGTCAACGCATTCTTGAACGGATCGAGCAGTCTGCGGAAACGGGAAAGCCGGTTGCTTTATTGGACGTTCCGTTACTCTTTGAATCCCGCTGGGACCTGGCTTGTGACGCAATCTGGTGCGTTCATGCGAGTCTAGAGAATCGGTTAGATCGGATCGAAAACCGGCGTTGGGACCGCAGTGAACTTGAACGTCGCGAAAAGTGTCAACTCGCAATAGAGACGAAATGTCGGCTCAGTGATCATGTTATGTGGAATGATTCGACCTTAGAGGCTTTGCACGAAAATCTCCATCGACAATGGCTGAAGCTCGCTAAAATGAATCAGTGGTCCGGAAAACTGCGCCCCGACCCTGCCGGCGAAGGGCATAAGAAACACTGTCTTTCGGACTAG